From a region of the Gemmatimonadaceae bacterium genome:
- a CDS encoding PfkB family carbohydrate kinase, whose amino-acid sequence MTVLVVGSVALDSVETPFGRADDVLGGSGTFFSAAASLLTPVQLVGVVGDDYPVDKLAALTARGVDLSGLEQAEGASFRWRGRYRHDLNAAETLETHLGVFSRFSPKIPEAFRSAPFVFLANIDPRLQLDVLQQVNKPKLVACDTMNFWIESRRPELMELLKHVDLITVNDGEARQLSEKANLVQAARWIMAQGPRHVIIKKGEHGAFMFTEDTIFFAPAYPLESVFDPTGAGDSFAGGFIGYLAKTGDLSEGNMRRAVIYGSAMGSFAVEKFSIDRLLEVTRDDLACRIQDFRKLVAFEEELE is encoded by the coding sequence GTGACCGTACTCGTAGTCGGATCCGTGGCGCTGGATTCCGTGGAGACGCCGTTCGGAAGGGCCGACGACGTGCTCGGCGGATCGGGGACGTTCTTCTCCGCGGCCGCGAGCCTGTTGACTCCGGTGCAGCTCGTCGGCGTAGTGGGCGACGACTACCCCGTCGACAAGCTCGCGGCGCTCACCGCGCGCGGGGTGGATCTCAGCGGTCTCGAGCAGGCCGAAGGAGCATCGTTCCGCTGGAGAGGGCGCTACCGGCACGATCTCAATGCGGCGGAGACGCTCGAGACGCACCTCGGAGTGTTCTCGCGCTTCAGCCCCAAGATCCCCGAGGCCTTCAGGTCGGCGCCGTTCGTGTTTCTCGCGAACATCGACCCGCGCCTCCAGCTGGACGTGCTCCAGCAGGTGAACAAGCCGAAGCTTGTCGCCTGCGACACCATGAACTTCTGGATCGAGAGCCGGCGCCCGGAGCTGATGGAGCTGCTGAAGCACGTGGACCTGATCACCGTGAACGACGGCGAGGCGCGGCAGCTCTCGGAGAAGGCGAACCTGGTGCAGGCCGCGCGCTGGATCATGGCGCAGGGCCCCAGGCACGTCATCATCAAGAAGGGAGAGCACGGCGCGTTCATGTTCACCGAGGACACGATCTTCTTCGCCCCGGCGTACCCGCTGGAGAGCGTCTTCGACCCGACCGGCGCGGGCGATTCCTTCGCCGGCGGATTCATCGGCTACCTCGCGAAGACCGGCGACCTCTCCGAAGGCAACATGCGGCGCGCGGTGATCTACGGCTCGGCGATGGGCTCGTTCGCCGTGGAGAAGTTCTCGATCGACCGGCTGCTCGAGGTGACGCGCGACGATCTCGCGTGCCGCATTCAAGACTTCCGCAAGCTGGTCGCGTTCGAGGAAGAGCTGGAATGA
- a CDS encoding zinc ribbon domain-containing protein — translation MPTYEFRCEAGHTFDRFLKMSEAPLELACAQCGKPATRQMSGGAGLVFKGSGFYLTDYGRAGQKPSSGEGEGAVATAGESKSGDSKSGESKSGDSKSGESRVSDSKGGDSKSSKESAASASATTASTAKSDKSSSTKSPKTSE, via the coding sequence ATGCCCACTTACGAATTCCGCTGCGAAGCGGGACATACCTTCGATCGCTTCCTTAAAATGAGCGAGGCTCCGCTCGAGCTCGCGTGCGCTCAGTGCGGCAAGCCTGCTACGCGGCAGATGTCCGGCGGCGCGGGCTTGGTGTTCAAAGGATCGGGATTCTATCTCACGGACTACGGCCGCGCGGGCCAGAAACCTTCCTCGGGCGAGGGTGAAGGCGCGGTGGCGACGGCCGGCGAGTCCAAATCCGGCGATTCCAAATCGGGCGAGTCAAAAAGCGGCGATTCCAAATCGGGTGAGTCCAGAGTCAGCGACTCGAAAGGCGGCGACTCCAAATCATCCAAAGAATCCGCGGCCTCGGCGTCGGCGACCACGGCTTCGACCGCCAAGTCCGACAAGAGCAGCTCCACCAAGTCCCCGAAAACCAGCGAATGA
- the purM gene encoding phosphoribosylformylglycinamidine cyclo-ligase encodes MTRALDYRAAGVDLEVADDAKHRLKSLVESTRTDGVLGAFGGFGGMFRMPSGMRSPILVSSADGVGTKIKVAIEAGRHDTIGHDLVNHCVNDILVQGATPLFFLDYVAFGKLDAAVAEAVVAGVAAGCRENGCALVGGETAEMPGLYTPPDYDLAGFIVGAVEEDAVLGAARVREGDAVIALASSGFHTNGYSLVRSVLFDRLGLAVTDKYPGSEESVADVLLRVHRSYLRTLAPVLTRVHALAHITGGGIPGNLERALPPGLDAVVETKSWEVPDVFETLSRAAVSDRREMFRTFNMGVGMMVLASPSDVDAVLAAVAAEGVNAWVAGEIRAGSGQVLLS; translated from the coding sequence GTGACACGCGCTCTCGACTATCGCGCGGCGGGCGTCGATCTCGAGGTCGCCGACGACGCGAAGCACCGGCTCAAGTCGCTCGTCGAGTCCACCCGCACCGACGGCGTGCTCGGCGCGTTCGGCGGCTTCGGCGGGATGTTCCGCATGCCTTCCGGAATGCGCTCGCCGATTCTGGTGTCGAGCGCCGACGGCGTGGGCACGAAGATCAAGGTCGCGATCGAAGCGGGACGGCACGACACGATCGGACACGATCTCGTCAATCACTGCGTGAACGACATTCTCGTGCAGGGCGCGACGCCGCTCTTCTTTCTCGACTACGTTGCGTTCGGCAAGCTCGACGCGGCCGTCGCCGAGGCGGTCGTAGCCGGCGTCGCGGCGGGCTGCCGCGAGAACGGCTGCGCGCTGGTCGGGGGCGAGACAGCGGAGATGCCGGGACTGTACACGCCGCCGGACTACGATCTAGCGGGCTTCATCGTGGGCGCCGTGGAAGAGGACGCGGTGCTCGGCGCCGCCAGAGTGCGGGAGGGTGATGCCGTGATCGCGCTCGCGAGCTCGGGCTTTCACACGAACGGCTACTCGCTGGTCCGAAGCGTGCTGTTCGACCGGCTCGGCCTTGCGGTGACCGACAAGTATCCGGGGTCGGAAGAATCGGTCGCGGACGTGCTGCTGCGGGTGCACCGGTCGTATCTGCGGACGCTGGCGCCGGTGCTGACGCGGGTGCACGCGCTGGCGCACATCACCGGCGGCGGAATTCCGGGCAATCTCGAGCGCGCGCTACCGCCGGGGCTGGACGCAGTGGTGGAAACGAAGAGCTGGGAGGTGCCTGATGTATTCGAGACTCTCTCGCGCGCGGCGGTGTCAGACCGTCGGGAGATGTTTCGAACTTTTAACATGGGCGTCGGTATGATGGTCCTGGCGAGTCCGTCGGATGTCGACGCCGTGCTGGCGGCGGTTGCCGCCGAGGGTGTGAACGCGTGGGTCGCGGGAGAGATCCGCGCGGGGTCGGGACAGGTGCTCCTGTCCTGA
- a CDS encoding riboflavin synthase — protein MFTGLVDATGTIVSVRTTDAGREVTIESPYGDLAPGESVAVNGACLTVREAGGGKFTVAAVSSTLPRTTIGEWPAGRRVNLERAMRADSRLGGHIVQGHVDAVGEITAREESGDALLLDVALPPAVAELVVPLGSITIDGVSLTVNDLPAPGTAQLSIVEFTRSHTTLGDLRPGDRVHVEADVIAKYVQRMVAPYRSGADIP, from the coding sequence ATGTTCACGGGCCTGGTGGACGCGACCGGCACCATCGTCTCGGTGCGCACCACGGATGCCGGACGGGAGGTCACGATCGAATCGCCGTACGGCGATCTCGCGCCCGGAGAGAGCGTCGCGGTCAACGGCGCGTGCCTCACCGTTCGGGAAGCCGGCGGTGGCAAATTCACCGTGGCCGCGGTGTCGTCCACGCTGCCCCGCACGACCATCGGCGAGTGGCCGGCCGGCCGGCGCGTGAATCTCGAGCGCGCCATGCGCGCCGACAGCCGGCTCGGCGGGCACATCGTGCAGGGTCACGTGGACGCCGTCGGCGAGATCACCGCCCGCGAGGAATCGGGCGACGCGCTGCTGCTCGACGTCGCGCTCCCGCCCGCGGTCGCGGAGCTGGTGGTGCCGCTGGGCTCGATCACGATCGACGGCGTGAGTCTGACCGTCAACGACCTGCCGGCGCCGGGTACCGCGCAGCTCTCGATCGTGGAATTCACCCGGTCCCACACCACCCTCGGCGACCTCCGCCCGGGCGACCGCGTGCACGTCGAGGCGGACGTTATAGCCAAATACGTGCAGAGAATGGTGGCGCCGTACCGTTCCGGGGCCGATATCCCGTAG
- the argS gene encoding arginine--tRNA ligase, with protein MKPADAIRAELGRIARELGAPEGTDVILERPRDAAHGDWASNVAMILARPLKQKPRDIAEKIRERFRAGGAGVASIDVAGPGFLNFRLRPDVIASVAGEIIEAGGSYGRADVGKGERVNVEFVSANPTGPLHVGHGRQAALGDAIATLLEHTGWDVSREYYYNDAGVQIENLAASVRARLLESKGAHAQIPEGGYHGEYIREIAASYSGEADDLESLRAHSVTELRREQDLDLAAFGVEFDTYYLESSLYDSGKVDRTVEALTSSGKTYDHEGALWLRTTDYGDDKDRVMRKSDGTYTYFVPDVAYHVTKWERGFHRAIDVQGADHHSTATRVRAGLQALGIGIPAGYPEYVLHQMVTVTRGGEEVKISKRAGSYVTVRDLIDEVGRDAVRYFFLMRKGDSPLIFDVDLARSQSEENPVYYIQMAHARMCGIFRVGAEQGIATETANADLSLLTEAEEQQLIKALEDYPAELAGSAAALEPQRLAGYLLETARLAHLWYHKHHVLGQEPPLMRARLVLARAAQIVLANGLSALGITAPERM; from the coding sequence ATGAAACCCGCCGACGCGATTCGCGCCGAGCTCGGCCGGATCGCGCGGGAGCTCGGCGCGCCGGAAGGGACGGACGTGATCCTCGAGCGGCCGCGTGACGCCGCGCACGGCGACTGGGCGAGCAACGTCGCGATGATCCTCGCGCGCCCGCTCAAGCAGAAACCGCGCGACATCGCGGAGAAGATCCGCGAGCGGTTCCGCGCCGGGGGCGCCGGTGTCGCATCCATCGATGTCGCGGGGCCGGGCTTTCTCAACTTCCGGCTCCGTCCCGATGTCATCGCGTCGGTCGCGGGCGAAATCATCGAAGCGGGCGGGAGCTACGGCCGCGCGGACGTCGGCAAGGGCGAACGGGTGAACGTCGAGTTCGTCTCCGCGAATCCGACTGGTCCATTGCACGTCGGCCACGGCCGCCAGGCCGCGCTCGGCGACGCGATCGCGACGCTGCTCGAGCACACTGGCTGGGACGTATCGCGGGAGTACTACTACAATGACGCCGGAGTGCAGATCGAGAACCTCGCGGCCAGCGTGCGCGCGCGGCTGCTCGAATCGAAGGGCGCGCATGCGCAGATCCCCGAAGGCGGCTACCACGGCGAGTACATTCGCGAGATCGCGGCCTCCTACAGCGGCGAGGCGGACGACCTCGAGTCGCTCCGCGCGCACTCGGTCACCGAGCTTCGGCGTGAGCAGGATCTCGATCTCGCGGCTTTCGGCGTCGAGTTCGACACGTACTACCTCGAATCGTCGCTGTACGACAGCGGCAAGGTGGACAGGACCGTCGAAGCGCTGACCAGCTCCGGCAAGACTTACGACCATGAAGGCGCGCTCTGGCTCCGCACGACCGACTACGGAGACGACAAGGATCGCGTTATGCGGAAGAGCGACGGCACATACACGTACTTCGTCCCCGACGTCGCGTACCACGTCACCAAGTGGGAGCGCGGGTTCCACCGCGCCATCGACGTGCAGGGCGCCGATCACCACAGCACGGCGACGCGGGTGCGCGCCGGGCTGCAGGCGCTCGGAATCGGAATTCCCGCTGGCTACCCGGAGTACGTGCTGCACCAGATGGTGACGGTGACGCGTGGCGGCGAGGAGGTGAAGATCTCCAAGCGCGCCGGCAGCTACGTCACGGTGCGCGATCTCATCGACGAAGTCGGGCGCGATGCCGTCCGCTACTTCTTCCTCATGCGGAAGGGCGACTCACCGCTGATCTTCGACGTCGATCTCGCGCGCTCGCAGTCGGAGGAAAACCCCGTGTACTACATCCAGATGGCGCACGCGCGGATGTGCGGGATCTTCCGCGTCGGCGCCGAGCAGGGGATTGCCACGGAAACGGCCAACGCCGACCTCTCGCTGCTCACGGAGGCGGAGGAGCAGCAGCTCATCAAGGCGCTCGAGGACTACCCCGCCGAGCTCGCCGGCTCGGCGGCCGCGCTCGAACCGCAGCGCCTGGCCGGTTACCTTCTGGAGACGGCGCGGCTCGCGCACCTGTGGTATCACAAGCACCACGTGCTCGGCCAGGAGCCGCCCCTGATGCGCGCGCGGCTCGTGCTCGCGCGCGCCGCGCAGATCGTCCTGGCAAATGGATTGTCCGCGCTCGGAATAACCGCACCGGAGAGAATGTGA
- the ribD gene encoding bifunctional diaminohydroxyphosphoribosylaminopyrimidine deaminase/5-amino-6-(5-phosphoribosylamino)uracil reductase RibD, translated as MSEASGHEARDSAFMRRALELAGKGWGNTAPNPMVGAVVVSGDAVVGEGWHAAYGEAHAETVALEAAGEKARGATLYVTLEPCAHRGQTPPCTDAIIRAGIARVVAAVRDPTPPARGGAELLRAQGIDVRFGVEADGAIELNAPFFNAVRSSRPWVVLKLAVSIDGAIGTRAREQHWLTGEESRREVHHLRAGFDAIAVGAGTVLSDDPELTVRFAEAPRRAPLRVIFDRELRTPATAKVVRTARQVPTLIMASVVGAQLEPLKSQGVEIIPSKSHADALEKLRARNVHSLLVEGGAGLAGQLLEQKLVDRLVIFQAPLLLGDGALAGFGGLTAARARELGNMRIVSRRTIGDDVMTVYDTARR; from the coding sequence ATGAGCGAGGCGTCCGGCCATGAAGCGCGCGACAGCGCCTTCATGCGCCGGGCGCTCGAGCTGGCCGGAAAAGGCTGGGGCAACACGGCGCCGAACCCGATGGTCGGCGCCGTTGTCGTCAGCGGTGACGCCGTCGTCGGCGAAGGCTGGCACGCGGCGTACGGCGAGGCGCACGCCGAGACCGTAGCGCTCGAGGCCGCTGGCGAGAAGGCGCGGGGCGCGACGCTGTACGTCACGCTCGAGCCGTGCGCGCATCGCGGGCAGACTCCGCCGTGCACGGACGCGATCATCCGGGCGGGGATCGCGCGCGTCGTCGCCGCGGTGCGCGATCCCACTCCCCCGGCGCGCGGCGGGGCCGAGCTGCTCCGGGCCCAGGGGATCGACGTCCGGTTCGGCGTGGAGGCGGACGGCGCGATCGAGCTGAACGCGCCGTTCTTCAACGCCGTGCGGTCGAGCCGGCCGTGGGTAGTGCTGAAGCTCGCGGTCAGCATCGACGGCGCGATCGGCACGCGCGCTCGCGAGCAGCACTGGCTCACCGGCGAGGAATCGCGCCGCGAGGTGCACCATCTGCGCGCGGGCTTCGACGCGATAGCGGTGGGCGCGGGCACGGTGCTGTCCGACGATCCGGAGCTGACGGTCCGCTTCGCGGAGGCGCCGCGCCGCGCGCCGCTGCGCGTGATCTTCGACCGCGAGCTGCGCACTCCCGCCACGGCCAAGGTCGTCCGCACCGCGCGGCAGGTCCCGACTCTCATCATGGCGAGCGTCGTGGGCGCGCAGCTCGAGCCGCTCAAGTCGCAGGGCGTAGAGATCATTCCGTCCAAGTCCCACGCCGACGCGCTCGAGAAGCTGCGTGCGCGCAACGTGCACTCACTGCTGGTCGAAGGCGGGGCGGGCCTCGCGGGTCAATTGCTCGAGCAGAAGCTGGTGGACCGGCTGGTGATCTTTCAGGCGCCGCTGCTGCTCGGCGACGGCGCGCTCGCCGGCTTCGGCGGGCTCACGGCCGCCCGCGCGCGGGAGCTCGGCAACATGCGCATCGTCTCGCGGCGCACCATCGGCGACGACGTCATGACCGTGTACGACACGGCGCGGCGCTGA